The Microbacterium sulfonylureivorans region TCGAGGAGCAGTGGGCGCTCGCGTTCGCGACGGACACGGAATGCACATGACCTCGTTCTCGCGTGGCCAGCGGGTGATCGGCGCGGCCACGCACTACGTCGAGAACCAGCCGCCGTGGCGGGTCGACGTCGACGAGTACGGCTCCAACGCGCCGCTGGTGTCCGCGGTGGACGCCTTCGGCGCAGGCTGGGCCGACGTCGCTCTTCGCGATGCCGGTGCGCTGGTGGGCTCGGCCGGCTTCCAGCGCGACGCCGAGCTGGCGAACGTGCACACGCCGGTGCTGCACACGCATGACCGCTGGGGGTTCCGGCTCGACGAGGTCGAGTACGACCCGTCCTATCATCGGGTGATCTCCGCGGCGTTGGCGCACGGCGCGCACACGTCGGCGTGGGCTGATCCACGTCCGGGTGCGCACGTCGCGCGCGCCGCCACCTTCATGCTGTTCGCCCAGGTCGAGCCCGGGCATGCGTGCCCGGTGTCGATGACGCACGCGGCGGTGGCGTCGATCCTCGACTCTCCCTGGGTCGCCCAGGACTGGCTGCCCCGGCTCTATTCGCGCGTGTACGAACCGCGCCTGACCCCGGAGGCGAAGCCGAGCGCACTGATCGGCATGGCGATGACCGAGAAGCAGGGCGGCTCCGACGTCCGGGCAGGAACCACGGTCGGCACGTCGATGGGCGGACACGCCTATCAGCTCACCGGTCACAAGTGGTTCTGCTCGGCGCCGATGTCGGACGGGTTCCTGGTCCTCGCGCACACTCGCCGCGGCTCGACGGAGGAAGGCCTGTCCTGCCTCTTCGTGCCGCGGATGCTGCCGCACGGCATGCGGAACGTCTTCCGCCTTCAGCGGCTCAAGGACAAGCTCGGCAACCGAGCCAACGCCTCCGCCGAGGTCGAGTTCGACGGGACGATCGGCTTCGTGCTCGGCGAGCCCGGGCGAGGCGTGCGGACGATCATCGAGATGGTCCAGCGCACACGTCTGGACTGCGTCCTCGGCACGGCGGCAGGCATGCGGCAGTCCGTGGCCGAGGCGGTGTGGCATGCGCGGGATCGGCGGGCGTTCGGCGCGCCTCTGGTCGATCAGCCGGCGATGACGGCGGTCCTCGCCGATCTCGCGCTGGAGTCCGAGGCGGCGATGCTCACCGGACTGCGTCTCGCGCAGCTGTTCGAGGCGGAGGCATCCGACCGCGACGTGGCCCTCCGCCGGCTCGCGACGCCGGTCGCGAAGTACTGGGTGTGCAAGCGCGGTCCCCATCACGCCTACGAGGCCGTCGAGTGCCTCGGCGGCAATGGATACACCGAGGCGTTCCCGCTCGCGCGGCGCTACCGCGAGCAGCCCGTCATGGCGATCTGGGAGGGCTCGGGCAACGTGATCGCACTGGACGTGCTCCGCGCGCTCACGCGCGACCCCGGCTCCGGTACCGCCTTCGCCGACGAGCTCGCGACCACGACCGGGGCCTCGTCCGCATTGGATGCGCACGTCGAGCGCGCGCTGAGCCTGCTGCGCGGACTCCACGGCGCCGAACCGGAGGAGGCGCAGACGCAGGCGCGGCGGCTGACCGAATCGCTCGCGCTCGCGTTCCAGGCGTCACTCATGCTCCGCCACGCGCCGTCTGTCGACGCCGAGGCGTTCATCGCCGCACGACTGGGTGACGATCGCAGCGCACAATACGGCGCGCTCCCGAAGGGGACGGATGCCGCGGCCATCGTCGCCCGGCACTGAGGCTCACTGCCCGGCTATCGGCCGGAGGTACTCGTCGGAGAAGTCGGTGCGGATCTCCACCCACAGCGGTGAGTGGTCGCTCATCTGCCATGTGCGCCACTTCCGGTAGGCCGTGCGCACCCCCGCTTCATCCGCTCCATCCGGGATCGTGTGCGCGAAGTGCGGGCGGTAGGCCTCCAAGTCCTCTTCGCGGAAGACGTCGGCGAACGGCTTCTCGATTCCGCCGGCCGTGACCTCGAACCGATCGTCCCTGACGCGCGTCGCGATCTGGTCGTAGTAGTGGTCGCGATCCGCGATGCGCGACCCGTCGATGGCGGCGGGCACCTCGAACCCGTGCCGGAGCAGCGCCTGCATGGTGCCGTGCTCGGGGCTGACCACGTTGAAGTCCCCGAGCGCGATCACGTTCTCGACGTTGCCGACTCCGCCTCCGGCCGGCTTCGGCGCGTCATCCTGGCGCTTCGCAAGGAAGGCCGCGAGCCGGTCGATCTCGGCGATGCGTCGCGCCAGCAGCTCCCCGCTGTCCTCGCCGAAGTAGATGTGCACGGTGCACAGCGAGAACTTGAACCATCCGGAGGCGAAGGAGACCAGGAAGGGACTGCGGGCGAACTGCAGCCCGCCGGGTGCGCCGCCCGCGCCGGCACCGGCGTTGCCGACCACGAGCTGTCCTTCCGGGAGGACGATCTCTCCGGCGATGTTGCGGAACCGCACGCGGTCCCGATTGAACAGGAACGCCATTCGCTCGCCGTTGCCGCTGCGCCCCTCGGTGATGTCCGTGGCGATGAAGTC contains the following coding sequences:
- a CDS encoding acyl-CoA dehydrogenase family protein, producing MTSFSRGQRVIGAATHYVENQPPWRVDVDEYGSNAPLVSAVDAFGAGWADVALRDAGALVGSAGFQRDAELANVHTPVLHTHDRWGFRLDEVEYDPSYHRVISAALAHGAHTSAWADPRPGAHVARAATFMLFAQVEPGHACPVSMTHAAVASILDSPWVAQDWLPRLYSRVYEPRLTPEAKPSALIGMAMTEKQGGSDVRAGTTVGTSMGGHAYQLTGHKWFCSAPMSDGFLVLAHTRRGSTEEGLSCLFVPRMLPHGMRNVFRLQRLKDKLGNRANASAEVEFDGTIGFVLGEPGRGVRTIIEMVQRTRLDCVLGTAAGMRQSVAEAVWHARDRRAFGAPLVDQPAMTAVLADLALESEAAMLTGLRLAQLFEAEASDRDVALRRLATPVAKYWVCKRGPHHAYEAVECLGGNGYTEAFPLARRYREQPVMAIWEGSGNVIALDVLRALTRDPGSGTAFADELATTTGASSALDAHVERALSLLRGLHGAEPEEAQTQARRLTESLALAFQASLMLRHAPSVDAEAFIAARLGDDRSAQYGALPKGTDAAAIVARH
- a CDS encoding endonuclease/exonuclease/phosphatase family protein, whose product is MGTNYSGIKRLAGEDPVAGRRCAERLLAMRQTLRPLRERRDDARLLLATWNIRDFDSGKFGMGPRLPESFYYIAEMLASFDLVAVQEVSRDLSPLHRVLDILGPDWDFIATDITEGRSGNGERMAFLFNRDRVRFRNIAGEIVLPEGQLVVGNAGAGAGGAPGGLQFARSPFLVSFASGWFKFSLCTVHIYFGEDSGELLARRIAEIDRLAAFLAKRQDDAPKPAGGGVGNVENVIALGDFNVVSPEHGTMQALLRHGFEVPAAIDGSRIADRDHYYDQIATRVRDDRFEVTAGGIEKPFADVFREEDLEAYRPHFAHTIPDGADEAGVRTAYRKWRTWQMSDHSPLWVEIRTDFSDEYLRPIAGQ